The following is a genomic window from Neodiprion virginianus isolate iyNeoVirg1 chromosome 1, iyNeoVirg1.1, whole genome shotgun sequence.
AAGTATAATAAGACTTTGGCATAGCAGCACGTATTCCGGATAATAGTATCAATATCAGAATGAGGTAACGCATTTCAGCCGAATAGATTTTGCGGTTATAAAACTCTCACAGTTCTATTCGTAAGACGCGGGTGCAAAACCTGTCAATTTGTAAGGTAGTTCCAATCATaggaattagaaatttttcattgccATTTCTACACTGCtgaatataagaaaaaaaaaagtgaaatagtcGGCGAGTATATTCAACTTCATGCATGTATTCTTAAAGTGCCTAGTGAGTTAGGCAAGTAATTACATCATGATGTAGAAACTAATTATCTACGACACACCCAATTAATTCTCCATACGACGTCTAATAGCTCGTGATCCTTCGGCAACTTAGGTGCAGAAAACCTGCACGTAACACTGACGGTATCATAAATATAACAAAGTAAATTAACCGCGCTGTTTCACACTTGAATGTTATCTCCGTAAGAATTCAAATTCCAATCACCTGTAGATGGAAAAGCGACTGTAGTCCGTGCCTAAAGATAACGACTCGAAGCGTAGATTGTTATCAACACGAAAGACATCGAAGCGGCGATATTCttattatacgtttacaaAACATGTTTTAAACTTTTCCGTTACCGTATATTCGGCGCGTTTTCAAAACAAGATTTGATATTATTTCCTTCTTTCGTATTTCACATAATTTCACAGTAATTTTCGTCACTAGCCGGAGACACGTAACAACAATCACTAAGTTTTCAGCCGGGATTAGAGCAATTGACTCGTTGTTGCCGCTACGATCACGGGCAAGGTATGCAATGCGTTTGGAACGTGGGCAGAACTTATAACGAATGACGGCTGCCACACATTGCCGACGATCTGCGCGCGCGCACTGGAGCCCAGACTGAACAGCTTCGCCTTACAGCTTGTTTTCAGTTGAGCACGATGTCATGTACCGGGTGACCTTAATTGTTTGGAACGAAATGAAAGCGTGGTCTGTGCTGCGTgcttgtgagaaaaaaatgtcgttaAATCATTCTATGACTTACCATTTCACAAgttgtatagaaaaaaaattctgttttcaACAATGTTCTCGACTGATTCCTCTCACATAATAAAGTGTTTTGAACTGATTTGCGTTACATGATCCGAGTCTCGCTTCCGGTTCCTGTACGCGGTTGGTCAATCGTATTTTCAAGGACGGCAATCTGTTGTTAGGTGGGCCAAAAACCTGTCAGTCTACAATTATTACAGATAATTGGATGGGTATGGCACATTTTGTGGTGCAGAGCTAAGAGTAGTTCATCTACTGTGTATTAAAATtgtgtgaaattaatttgacGGAGTTTCGTTAACTTATCAAATTATACGCCGTGTAAAGAATTTGCTGTACACCATAACTTCATCGATATACAtacgattaattaattattcatattgGTATAATTGTGATCATAGTTGTCATAGATATGGTTCTGTGATCTTGAGTATGAATGCATTAATACACTCAACATTATTAACTTTATACTTGATAAAGCCGAAGATCCTCGCCATTGAGCATTCCATAGTGATCGTCGTTCGCTCATCGTTTAGAATACGTGATTACTTTTGTTTTATGCTTCCGATATCGATTGCATTCTTCATAAATTGTGCGCAtgtcattattataattataaataaacttttgCTATCGCACCATATTGTACGTACAATACCAAATCATTTCTCAGATTCTTATACTTCGTGCAGATTGCACTATTTTATTTCTGGTCACGTGGACAGGCCACCCGACTCTTCTACGAGCCCCTCGAACAGCAGCtgcttcaaaaaattttgaaacgtgtAACAAAGGCTGTATTTCGGATGCTGTGCCCCTGAGGTGTTTTTGTTCAAGGCACTGCTTCTCGTggtgtgtaaaaatttcattcctcCTACCGAATATTATACGTCACGAGGCTGGAGCAAATTTCGGGCGCATCGCTCCAGTTAATTAACTGACCGCGTCGTTCAAGCGTCGTTATTGGAGTAAAAAACATATCAACGTGTAATCGACGGATGTAAGACTCCCGCAGGAAAAAAGGGCAAGGTCAACTAACACCATCTTAAGCTCTTCTAGACTTCGGTGTGAAACATATTCCCAACGGCCCGAGTTCTGACGTTTTAGAATAGGCCGTTGAAAATCACACATttaatttcaccaaaaatGTGATAATTCTTCTTCCCGAAGTCTCATACTTTGAcattgaaagtttttttattttattgaagcAGGGAAAATAATGTGATGATTCGTGACCGAATTTGATTGACACCTGGAAGCATACATCGCTGTCCATCAAACTTGCAAAAACGGCGCGTTCCGGCAGATCGTATCCACGTGGAGACATGTGAAGGACAATGCAATCTGTGAAGATTAAAATTGACGGCACATGGGGATGAGGCATGCCGTGTAACGCGGTATCACCCTTGCATATGTTGAGCTTTCGAAGGTGGAACCTAACCAACTTCTCATAAGGTGTAGAGTAGTTTTTCATTCAATCAACATCCAGGAATGCAGAGCACTCATACTGCATTGACAATGAATTGAAAGAGTTGATTTAAATGCGTCGTAATGTAATCGTCTTGCATTCTATGAACACTGCCGATTCTATTGCGTTCGAGGCAGTTGCTAAGCCGCTAATGCAGAAGTAAGCTATGAGTGATAATTAGTACCTGGCAGATTCCCCATCGCAATAAAGCCGTACTTCAGATTATGCTGACACTTTGGTGTGTGCAGTCGATACTTCCCGATTAGGCATGAAATCCTTAATTAACTTTATAGAAATGGAAGAAATGAATATAGTAATAGTCATAATACAATGTTTTTGATAGCGTATCTATAACTATAACGTTAATTATGAGTATATTACAAGTATTCGAATGTATAGACTAGGTGATAAAATTATCATATCTATTCTTATATACTAACTTAACGCATCAAAATGATTTTGATTATGCATAATATCTTTGGGGTAGTCAATCAAAGTCTGGCAACTTCGATTTCTTCAACGGTGCTGCTGAATGCCActgattttcttttcgtaaGATTAGGTGAGGTACTGAAATGtgaggtataaaaaataaatgagtaaCTGGAATAATTCAAAATGCCGTAACGAAATGtacctgaaatttcgatcGCTCACGCTTGAACAAAATCTTCAACAATCACCAATACCGAGTTCCAATAATCAACAAATCAGTTACCAGCTTTAAGTACATCATTTCATGCTTACCAGGTTTCAGCGACCTATACAGAACTGCTTACTGAAACTCAGTATCAGTGACAATTTGAGCTTTCGATCGAAACTTCAGATACATATAACGTAGACGTCATTGGTTCTTGATAAATAACataaaagaaagaatatgGAAACAGTTAGTATATGAAAAACAAGGATTGTACTGTGTTGTTCCTTATTTAGTAAATTAGAAGTACGATTGTGGTtacttgaatattttcgaagAATCGAAGGTTTGTGTTGATTTACATCGCGGAAACATTGCATGTTCGCTGTGTAATGTTGAACAAGTTTTTAAAGTCAACTATATTATTCTAttcttgataaaaaattgcactAAAATATGAGTACCCGACTGAACTGCAAGTTTATTTGCcttgagtataaaaaattcgtaTATTTAGCGGATGGACTTGTACTGAACATATCAGTTAATACCGttaattgaatattaatttgCAGTAGTTAATATAAGTGTCAGAATAAAATCTTTGGTTTTGTCCTATTCCAAGCAAAGTTTAGCTAAACAAATAATCATATGTACAAAACTAAGCAAATTGAGGTGAGTGAAACTATGGACGAAGATTATGAGAGTATTATAAGAATTTCTGTAATCATCAGTTGTGTTGATTTGTATGAAACCTTATTTCTATTTGGCTGAATAATACCATGATAGAAACAAACGCTACCCCCAGCCACCGAGATTGTCTGCGACACTTGTTATAAAAACAGCGAAACGGACGAAGAACATTTTTAGGCAAATGAATGATGTGGAACAAACATTGATGAAAACCATTTGACGTTTGCGAGACATACTTCATTTCAATAGTATTTCAACTTACTCTTGTCTACTCTCGTTTCGTGTTACGATTGTAATATCGCCGTCATTACTTCCTTTCAGAGTACTGAATGAGCAGTTATTTTCGAAGAATAATTTGTCTGGTTTTGTCGTTTGATTCAAAACCCATTCAGCATTCGTTGAGTCTGTAGACTCCGATCTTCGTCAGGAATTGAAACGAATAGTTATTAAGAGAACAGTTGTTCCGTATTGTAAGACtttaatcaaattcaaatatacgATCTTGTGTATAACATTTGATAtgaacaaattatttgaagCAACAAAAAAGGATCTGCTTCCCGTGTTTGCGAAATATATCTTGAAATATAAGCGTtgattacgatttttttttcaaaatcaatattttaataGAAAATCAAGTTACTTTTGAACTCTGCAAGGCTGTTCCACAAATATTTCAACTCTAAGAACTATTTTTGATTAATAATAGAAAACAGTTTGATACTTGGAACGATTTTTGAACATTCTTGAAGAATTGTAAGCTTTTGTAACCAACAAATACAAGCGGAACATAAAATAAACATGTACATATTAGGGTTTTGCTTACACATGATCCTGTGACTCGCTCAAGGTTACTGATTTCACGTAGTAACTTCTACAAGAATACGAAACAATATGTAATCAGATTACAGGCAATGTTTTCTAGCTTCATCTAGGACTAACTACTGCATCGGCTTATGTAGACTCTAGATTTCACAGTAAGGTACAATCTGCTTATATAACTGATTGATAGTAATTACTGTGATTATGTATATGAGCGCGCGTAATAATTCCCACGCTTAGCCTTGACTACTTGTACGAACACgagtttaatatatttttttttaattgtaaaagAATCACTCACAAAATAACGCGAAAACTAATTTCGCATACTTTCTAAAAATATACAACAGTCGATGCATCTTTTCTAAAAATACTTAGAAAcataaattgcaaaataacgatGGATCACTTTGTTCACCAATTATTATCAGTCAAGAATAGTAACAACGGTTTACTACAAAGCTCAATTTTCTAGGATTACACGTATAATTGTAAGGTTTTGTTTCTAGTGATAACTACCGTTGAGGCCATACTGCAcgtattcatttgaaaaatgcagGAAAAACAATACTCAGTAACTTACCCGTTACTTTGGTTTGATTGACGATTCTCAAAGTTCTTGTACGAGACATCGGATTCCACTGACGTGGATTTGTTGGGTCTAAAAACGTGATGAATGTATTCACAATGAGTAAAAGCAGCTTCGATTCGAAGTTAGCTGATGTTTTTAGCTGTGgttgtaaattcaaaacaTACCTGCAGAACAAGAAGTATACAACACCAGCGGTAATTATGAGTAATAACAAAAGCACTGATAGTACAATGATCGCCGCCCAATAACCGCGAGTATCGAATTCTGCCAACATGCCGGATTCCGAACTGTCAGCTAGAATGGATTCCAATGTCACCAAGTCGCTGATTCCCCAAGTGAAGTTAGTACTTTCGACGGTTCTGTAAAAGTAGAAGAAATGTCTAAGTATGTGAACAACGTTATGCAATCGGCATATAGTCAAATACGATCGCGATGCATACGAGACTAGAATTTCGCTGGCCACAGGCTCGGTGATATTCAGTCCGTAGAGGACAAGTCGAAGAAGGGTATTGGTATCGGTTGCTCTTTTTGTCCAGCTGGAGAGTGACTTTGAGGAGGTGAAATTTGCAGCATCGCTTTCGGATATTACAGCCGAAGTGAGCGCTCGAACCCAATATCCTGTACTCGTGCTCAGCTCCTCTACGATGTAATCAACATCTTCTAAAAGGCCACCGCTGATGAATAGAACAGCTACATTGCTACTCGCGAGTGTTCTAACTGTCAGATCTGTTGATGTTTCGAAGGTGCCGTCGGTCGCGGTGACCGTGAATTGGTAACCGTCTTCGGTGTAGACTCCCTGCTGTATGTAGAGTGTTCCATCCGTGTTGTGGATGTAGAATACATCGTCGGAACCACTTCCTAGAGTGTACGTAACCATTGCATTATCATCAATGTCGGCGTCAGTTGCCTGAAATACGGATATTATAGAATAATTAAGAAATTTCTCATtaaaagaataattattaaagaTTGTTTGTGAATGACAGTCAAATGCTGATTTTCGATTACAGATCTGTTTTCTCAATATGATTGTCAGTGTGCTTGAAAAGTGATCAAGTTCAACTGGATGTCAAAAGGTGTTATGGCCAGTTAGCTTCACCGATGGGAAGAAGTGTGATCTTTTCTGCAGTAGAATTCTTATTAAATAAGTAACTATTTAGAAGCCATACTAACATCCTACCTTCTCTTAATATCTTGGAATGCGTgcacaatgaaaaaattagacCATTGAAAGCTAGACGGGGTAATGTCAAGAAAACGTTGACCACTCAGACTTACCCCAAGTTGATAGACGTAGGGAACGAGAATAAGTTGCGCCAGCTCGTATCCAGGGAACCCTATGTAGGTTGGTGTGTTTGAATTCCAAACAGGAGCATTGTCGTTTATGTCTGTGATAATGACAACCAAAATAGTTCTGGTGCGCTCATATGCGATGTTCTCGGTTAAGACTTCATATTCCGTGTCTCGTTTTGATCTGGTAGTCGTCGTGTTGTTCGTAGCATCTGTATCGTTCGGACAGCTCGCATCGATGATCACACGAACTTGAGCCACTGTCATGTTACTGAAGTATGAAGCCTCTCTGTCAATGGCGACCGTGTTGAGGTAGTTGCCGGTAATAGTAAATAAGTCTGGAACGGGAGATTGTCAGAGTATTTGGTAGGAAATGCCAAAAGGTATACCCATGTTAATAGAGGTCaacatcgttttttttttaatgcaagatTCATTAGTAATGATAAAACATATAACCGAGTGAAAGTTCACGACATAGAGTGaatcgtaataaaaattatatgatTGAAGTATTACCTTGGCTAGGTGTTTGTGAATAAATAGTATAGTTGCACCCATTATCATCGAGTGGGAGTATATTTTCATGGGCTGACTCTTCTTCAAGTTCGATAATCTGGAGAGCATAACCAAATACGATGTCACCACTGCACTCGGTTAGCGTGCTGATTACAAGAATTACGGTTGCCGATGTACTTAGGCTCAAATCATCGATAGTCGCTAAAATTTGGAATGTGTAAACTCCCGGGCTGATTGCCGCTGTAACTTCTAATGCAGCAGTGTCGCTGTCTATGATGACCCTGGAGGAAAGATCGTCTGCAATATAAAAGTTCTGTTAATGATTCACGAGTGTGATTGCAAAAGTTGTTTGGAAGTGGTCTGCAAAGTTGAGAAGATGTTACCATCGTTAATAGACACAGAATACACAATGGTTCCTTCAGCATTAGTGGCCACTGCTGTTTGCGTCATAAGAACCCCAGTGAAGGTAGAGTCCTTGTCAAATCTGTAGCTACTACTCGAGAAACTCAAGCCAGGAGTAACAGTCGTGGTTGTCGTAACCGTAGTACCATCTTCGGTAGACAAAGTTGTGGTTTCATTTTCCGGTGATAGGGTTGTGGTTAAGCTATCAGTTGCTTCTGTGTTAGTTGTAGCCGAGTAGGATGTAGTCACCGTTGATTCAGTGCAGTCACATTCTTGGGTAACAGTTACAACCGGGCATTCGGTCGTTTCGACTGAAAACCGCAAATGGAATGATACCATCCCGATGTTAACGTAACGATGTTCGGTATGTTCTTTCATTACCTGTAGTCGCGGCCGTTGCAACACTTTCCGTAGTATCAGTTACGCCATCACCGGTACTGGTCgttgttgaattttcactTCCGTCAGTAGTCATCGTATAGGTGTTTTCGTATGCAGACGTAACTGTCGTGGAAAAATCGCAGACACATTCGTCCGTGGTGATCGTCGGGCATTCAGTGATTGTGGTAGTTGCTGTCGTTGCTGAATAAAGTAGGAATTTACTGCGTAACCTCATCGTTCATTATGTTCTCAAAAAATCGGTAGTACTATCATCATATAGGTATGAGACAcggatattttcaaatgacaataaaattcatctgtgagtaattgaaattcttaCATTCTGTTTCACTTGTCACTGCTGAAATAGTTGCTGTGGATCCCACCGTTGAAGTGACAATGGTCGTACTTTCTCCTGTTGTAGTTGAACTGCATTCCGTAGAAACAATTCCGGGTAAAGCAATGTGCAAAATGGTTATTCCCGTATCTGTGGCGCCAGTTCTTACTGCCTggaaatatatatgttttaaatttcaaataagtGAGACTTTTTAACTTACGGAATAACGTTACTCTATACTCACAGTTAGAGTTAGGATGACGTAGTATTCAGCAAGAAATTCATCAGTCACATTCTGCAGAGTTATGCTAATGGTGGTGTAGTCTTCACTAACGGTGATCAGGAAATTGTCTTCGTAACCTGCGATTGTACGCTGTATTAGCTTTATCAGATTGCTATCTTCAACTGGTGACGTTGATGTTAATTTATTCATGGCGTTAATCAAATTATCGGTCCCGCAATGCGCATAGCATGTTTCAGAGTAATGAGTATGACGAATCCACATTGAGTGCTGGATCCCGATGTGTTTATGATCCAGATTCGATAAGGTCGGAgactttctttcttcatttggAAGATAACTTATCCATAATCTAcatggttaatttttttttgattcaactTACTCCCTATATTGTCAACGATTGTGAATGACGTTGTATTACTGGCTCCTTGACTCAAGGTGATGTCGCCTTGATTGAAGACCACCGTTGTGCCATTTGCCTGAAAATTTTAAGATAAGTAACGATTGGAAGTACACGTGAACAAATAATGCGATTCAATTGATCAACGGTTGAGAAAAAACCTCAGAATCTTtgatcaaaataatattttgagTGTGAATGTAATAGCGTGAGTGCAATAGTGAACGAGAACATGAATGAATAATCCGGTGTTTCCAGTACCTCTTCGAAAGTGAGACCGGAGAGATCCGAGATGTAAATCGGATACGTGAATATTGGACTAGAGGGAGTACTGTTTTCTTCATCCACGCTGATAGTAATGTTCGTTTCAGAAGTCAAAGCAGGTGTACCGGTATCCTGCAATGAATCGAATTCATGTAAAACACGTCGAGCTGTTTGAGTGCGCCACATGTGAACAAtccaaattaaaatattaacaaGTATAAGTCTTTTCCATCTGATACTAAACGGAATCGAGGAGCAGCGTGCATTCCTTGGCCTGGGAAATTTCGATCGCTGCAATGTTTCTCATTCTTGCGTAACATAACAAAGGGTTAATGGATGCTAGATTTTTTTAGTGGATTACCGTTGCGTAAATCTTGAAAGTTACATCTTCTTCGATATTTAGAAGAGCCGTAGTCAATAGCTGAGCATAATGTAGTTTGGTATCTGATGTATCTTGAGATAACCACGATGCAGAAAACCCATTAGCATTGGGATCAGAAGAGTTTAAAGTGAAACTGATATTCGTATTCGTGAGATCGATGTCCTTAGCAGAAATTGTACCGAATAGTTGTACAGAGAATCCTGATGGGAAAGGCATTGGAAGCTCGTAAGTATAAGGAGCATCCTGGAACTCGGGATAGTTGTTGTTTGTGTCCGTTATCGGTTGATAGATTTCCTGACGGCAATTCGAGAAGAGATGTGTTAATGAGTTTCAAAGTGTGCCGTTGATAGAAAATCGGATACCGCATCATCAGACTTACTAGTGATCGGGTGTTGACTGAACATACGAATGTTATAGTGACGAGCATCGTCGTTGTGGACTAAAACattgagaataaataaaaaagattggCAAGACGGACGGATATGAATTATATTGTAATGCTATGTTGTTCTCAAATTTGAGGATTGACTGCTACCTCGAGCTCTTCGTATTGTGAAAAGTAGTCGGTCAGGGTTACGATGAATTGTCCGTCTTCCAGAACCGGCTGCATGTAGAAGTACCCACTGTCACTATCAGCCACAATAGTGCTAATACTTGTAATCGAAGAAGCCGTCATATTAAGCAGAACCGTTCCTGATTCAGACGTGTCATCTATAGCGTCCAGAACGAATCCAAAACTCCAATACGTATCCGACAGTTCCGTTCCATTTTCATATGACAGCGCACAAGCTGAAATAGTATCGGGTGATCGTCTCAATAACTTTTATGAGTATGAAAGATTTAAATCACATAACGAAAACagactgaattatttttcaagtgtGCTTTCGTGAGCACATGACGCGTtagtttataattaagtgTGACTTCATCTGGTCGAAACGCGTAGGGATAAATTATCGACGAATCGTCGTATCAGCAATTTTCAAGCATGCATATCCATTTAAACggattaacaaaaataaaagtataccCTAAAAGGCtttatttcgatttaaatTTCACAAGACTTATATGTCTCACATTTGAATTCCTTATATTTAttaatcgatgaaaatatcTAACTCTCTCGCATGAAGAGCTTTTAAAATTCCAACTTTGATTTAATCTACGACtgtgattaaaatttgttcCGTATGAGATAAGTGAAACTGTGGTAATTATAGGAAGTATTTAGGGTGTTACATGTGGTAACCCACATGAATTTCGTTTTTCAGAATTTGCCGGCATCAGAGGGTACTGACTCAGGtgcgtgagaaaaaaaattgtagacgATAACAATGAATCTAAATTTTACTCATACTTCCGTTATGAGTTTATTAAATC
Proteins encoded in this region:
- the LOC124298307 gene encoding protocadherin Fat 3-like isoform X2, with product MSILHRISVIAICASFIYAANGQATCALSYENGTELSDTYWSFGFVLDAIDDTSESGTVLLNMTASSITSISTIVADSDSGYFYMQPVLEDGQFIVTLTDYFSQYEELESTTTMLVTITFVCSVNTRSLEIYQPITDTNNNYPEFQDAPYTYELPMPFPSGFSVQLFGTISAKDIDLTNTNISFTLNSSDPNANGFSASWLSQDTSDTKLHYAQLLTTALLNIEEDVTFKIYATDTGTPALTSETNITISVDEENSTPSSPIFTYPIYISDLSGLTFEEANGTTVVFNQGDITLSQGASNTTSFTIVDNIGSYEDNFLITVSEDYTTISITLQNVTDEFLAEYYVILTLTAVRTGATDTGITILHIALPGIVSTECSSTTTGESTTIVTSTVGSTATISAVTSETESTTATTTITECPTITTDECVCDFSTTVTSAYENTYTMTTDGSENSTTTSTGDGVTDTTESVATAATTVETTECPVVTVTQECDCTESTVTTSYSATTNTEATDSLTTTLSPENETTTLSTEDGTTVTTTTTVTPGLSFSSSSYRFDKDSTFTGVLMTQTAVATNAEGTIVYSVSINDDDLSSRVIIDSDTAALEVTAAISPGVYTFQILATIDDLSLSTSATVILVISTLTECSGDIVFGYALQIIELEEESAHENILPLDDNGCNYTIYSQTPSQDLFTITGNYLNTVAIDREASYFSNMTVAQVRVIIDASCPNDTDATNNTTTTRSKRDTEYEVLTENIAYERTRTILVVIITDINDNAPVWNSNTPTYIGFPGYELAQLILVPYVYQLGATDADIDDNAMVTYTLGSGSDDVFYIHNTDGTLYIQQGVYTEDGYQFTVTATDGTFETSTDLTVRTLASSNVAVLFISGGLLEDVDYIVEELSTSTGYWVRALTSAVISESDAANFTSSKSLSSWTKRATDTNTLLRLVLYGLNITEPVASEILVSTVESTNFTWGISDLVTLESILADSSESGMLAEFDTRGYWAAIIVLSVLLLLLIITAGVVYFLFCRPNKSTSVESDVSYKNFENRQSNQSNGSYYVKSVTLSESQDHVTSPNLTKRKSVAFSSTVEEIEVARL
- the LOC124298307 gene encoding protocadherin Fat 3-like isoform X3, producing the protein MSILHRISVIAICASFIYAANGQATCALSYENGTELSDTYWSFGFVLDAIDDTSESGTVLLNMTASSITSISTIVADSDSGYFYMQPVLEDGQFIVTLTDYFSQYEELESTTTMLVTITFVCSVNTRSLEIYQPITDTNNNYPEFQDAPYTYELPMPFPSGFSVQLFGTISAKDIDLTNTNISFTLNSSDPNANGFSASWLSQDTSDTKLHYAQLLTTALLNIEEDVTFKIYATDTGTPALTSETNITISVDEENSTPSSPIFTYPIYISDLSGLTFEEANGTTVVFNQGDITLSQGASNTTSFTIVDNIGSYEDNFLITVSEDYTTISITLQNVTDEFLAEYYVILTLTAVRTGATDTGITILHIALPGIVSTECSSTTTGESTTIVTSTVGSTATISAVTSETESTTATTTITECPTITTDECVCDFSTTVTSAYENTYTMTTDGSENSTTTSTGDGVTDTTESVATAATTVETTECPVVTVTQECDCTESTVTTSYSATTNTEATDSLTTTLSPENETTTLSTEDGTTVTTTTTVTPGLSFSSSSYRFDKDSTFTGVLMTQTAVATNAEGTIVYSVSINDDDLSSRVIIDSDTAALEVTAAISPGVYTFQILATIDDLSLSTSATVILVISTLTECSGDIVFGYALQIIELEEESAHENILPLDDNGCNYTIYSQTPSQDLFTITGNYLNTVAIDREASYFSNMTVAQVRVIIDASCPNDTDATNNTTTTRSKRDTEYEVLTENIAYERTRTILVVIITDINDNAPVWNSNTPTYIGFPGYELAQLILVPYVYQLGATDADIDDNAMVTYTLGSGSDDVFYIHNTDGTLYIQQGVYTEDGYQFTVTATDGTFETSTDLTVRTLASSNVAVLFISGGLLEDVDYIVEELSTSTGYWVRALTSAVISESDAANFTSSKSLSSWTKRATDTNTLLRLVLYGLNITEPVASEILVSTVESTNFTWGISDLVTLESILADSSESGMLAEFDTRGYWAAIIVLSVLLLLLIITAGVVYFLFCRPNKSTSVESDVSYKNFENRQSNQSNGTSPNLTKRKSVAFSSTVEEIEVARL
- the LOC124298307 gene encoding protocadherin Fat 3-like isoform X1; the protein is MSILHRISVIAICASFIYAANGQATCALSYENGTELSDTYWSFGFVLDAIDDTSESGTVLLNMTASSITSISTIVADSDSGYFYMQPVLEDGQFIVTLTDYFSQYEELESTTTMLVTITFVCSVNTRSLEIYQPITDTNNNYPEFQDAPYTYELPMPFPSGFSVQLFGTISAKDIDLTNTNISFTLNSSDPNANGFSASWLSQDTSDTKLHYAQLLTTALLNIEEDVTFKIYATDTGTPALTSETNITISVDEENSTPSSPIFTYPIYISDLSGLTFEEANGTTVVFNQGDITLSQGASNTTSFTIVDNIGSYEDNFLITVSEDYTTISITLQNVTDEFLAEYYVILTLTAVRTGATDTGITILHIALPGIVSTECSSTTTGESTTIVTSTVGSTATISAVTSETESTTATTTITECPTITTDECVCDFSTTVTSAYENTYTMTTDGSENSTTTSTGDGVTDTTESVATAATTVETTECPVVTVTQECDCTESTVTTSYSATTNTEATDSLTTTLSPENETTTLSTEDGTTVTTTTTVTPGLSFSSSSYRFDKDSTFTGVLMTQTAVATNAEGTIVYSVSINDDDLSSRVIIDSDTAALEVTAAISPGVYTFQILATIDDLSLSTSATVILVISTLTECSGDIVFGYALQIIELEEESAHENILPLDDNGCNYTIYSQTPSQDLFTITGNYLNTVAIDREASYFSNMTVAQVRVIIDASCPNDTDATNNTTTTRSKRDTEYEVLTENIAYERTRTILVVIITDINDNAPVWNSNTPTYIGFPGYELAQLILVPYVYQLGATDADIDDNAMVTYTLGSGSDDVFYIHNTDGTLYIQQGVYTEDGYQFTVTATDGTFETSTDLTVRTLASSNVAVLFISGGLLEDVDYIVEELSTSTGYWVRALTSAVISESDAANFTSSKSLSSWTKRATDTNTLLRLVLYGLNITEPVASEILVSTVESTNFTWGISDLVTLESILADSSESGMLAEFDTRGYWAAIIVLSVLLLLLIITAGVVYFLFCRPNKSTSVESDVSYKNFENRQSNQSNGSYYVKSVTLSESQDHVSESTDSTNAEWVLNQTTKPDKLFFENNCSFSTLKGSNDGDITIVTRNESRQDTSPNLTKRKSVAFSSTVEEIEVARL